The Pirellulales bacterium genome contains a region encoding:
- a CDS encoding tetratricopeptide repeat protein, giving the protein MSASNELLAAAIEMHRSGKLAAALPLYQAVLAQESDNADALHLLGVLHHQQGDQPKAIELIGRAVALRPSAYAFHANLAEAYRAQGQFERAIGCCRMALSMRSDYPEALCNLGASLQGLGKQAESIEHFRHALELWPDFAVAHNNLGIALRETDACDEALEHFRRAVELDPAFAPAQTNLGQMLLDRGDAEKALPHCQEAVRLQPNVAAMHHNLANALRGLERFVDARVAYFEALRLDPNLAMAHAHLGLTLVREDKPAEALQWLKKATELEPENASFWEYLAEAYDECEDPAQAIPCWRRVLELGEDRAGPHLALGWALQEEGKVDEAVEHYQAAVRLQPEGGMAPMSMAGVYEEQGKLPEAEAELREAIALQPTFALPHARLATLLRGKFSDADLAALEERIADEKIGNGPRARMFFGLAHVLDARGDFVRAAECLRQANALTLELNRTRREYSADEHRQFVDMVLTQFSSDFFSRLRGAGSDSLRPVFVFGLPRSGTTLTEQVLASHPAIHGAGELRHVRQSFESLPAATGHAGPPRECVARLTPTIIARIAEKHLQNLATLDGGQTPRIVDKMPDNYMYLGFLAALFPRATFIHCRRDLRDIAVSCWMTDFRSIRWANASEHLTTRFEQYRRLMEHWGSHLPRPVHHVDYEETVDDLEGVARRLIAACGLEWDPACLQFYTHKRVVRTASVTQVRQPVYRQSVARWKNYEADLADVFASLTPAAPADEASSKPG; this is encoded by the coding sequence ATGTCCGCATCGAACGAACTTTTGGCAGCCGCGATCGAGATGCATCGCTCGGGCAAGCTGGCCGCGGCGCTCCCTCTGTATCAGGCGGTGCTCGCGCAAGAAAGCGATAACGCCGATGCCCTGCATTTGCTGGGGGTCTTGCATCACCAGCAAGGGGATCAGCCCAAGGCAATCGAATTGATCGGCCGTGCCGTGGCCCTGCGTCCCAGCGCTTACGCGTTTCACGCCAACCTGGCCGAAGCGTACCGCGCGCAAGGGCAATTCGAGCGCGCCATCGGCTGCTGCCGCATGGCTCTGTCGATGCGGTCCGACTATCCCGAGGCGCTCTGTAATCTCGGCGCCTCGCTGCAGGGATTGGGAAAGCAGGCCGAATCGATCGAGCATTTTCGCCATGCACTCGAACTGTGGCCCGATTTCGCCGTGGCGCACAATAACCTCGGCATTGCCCTGCGTGAGACAGACGCGTGCGACGAGGCGCTCGAACATTTTCGCCGCGCCGTCGAATTAGATCCGGCATTTGCCCCGGCCCAGACGAACTTGGGGCAAATGCTGCTCGACCGTGGCGACGCCGAAAAAGCCCTGCCGCATTGCCAGGAGGCCGTTCGGCTGCAGCCAAACGTCGCGGCCATGCATCACAATCTGGCCAATGCGCTGCGTGGGCTCGAACGTTTCGTCGACGCACGCGTGGCCTACTTCGAGGCCTTGCGCCTTGATCCCAACCTAGCCATGGCGCATGCCCACCTGGGCCTGACGCTAGTGCGCGAGGATAAACCAGCCGAGGCCTTGCAGTGGCTCAAGAAAGCCACCGAACTCGAACCGGAAAACGCCTCGTTCTGGGAATACCTGGCCGAAGCGTACGACGAGTGCGAAGACCCAGCGCAAGCAATTCCGTGTTGGCGCCGCGTGCTCGAACTCGGAGAGGACCGTGCCGGACCGCATCTGGCACTCGGCTGGGCCCTGCAAGAAGAAGGGAAAGTCGACGAGGCCGTCGAGCATTATCAGGCGGCCGTTCGGTTGCAGCCCGAGGGGGGCATGGCGCCGATGAGCATGGCCGGAGTCTATGAGGAACAAGGCAAACTGCCCGAAGCCGAGGCAGAGCTGCGCGAGGCAATCGCGTTACAGCCGACGTTCGCGCTACCTCACGCTCGCCTGGCGACGCTCTTGCGCGGCAAGTTTTCCGATGCGGATCTCGCCGCGCTCGAAGAGCGCATTGCCGACGAGAAAATCGGTAACGGACCTCGTGCGCGGATGTTCTTTGGCCTAGCGCACGTCCTGGACGCTCGCGGCGATTTTGTGCGGGCCGCTGAATGTCTGCGGCAGGCCAACGCCCTGACCTTGGAATTGAACCGCACGCGTCGCGAATACTCCGCCGACGAGCATCGGCAATTCGTCGACATGGTGCTCACGCAGTTCAGCAGCGACTTTTTTTCCCGGCTGCGCGGGGCAGGATCGGATTCACTGCGTCCCGTATTCGTATTCGGGCTTCCCCGCTCTGGCACAACTTTGACCGAGCAGGTGCTGGCCAGCCATCCCGCGATTCATGGCGCGGGAGAGTTACGGCATGTGCGCCAATCGTTCGAGTCGTTGCCCGCAGCGACGGGGCACGCCGGTCCGCCACGTGAATGCGTCGCCAGGCTGACACCGACGATCATCGCACGCATCGCCGAGAAGCATTTGCAGAATCTGGCCACGCTCGACGGTGGGCAGACGCCGCGCATTGTCGACAAGATGCCCGACAACTATATGTACCTTGGATTCCTGGCCGCACTGTTTCCCCGGGCCACGTTCATCCATTGCCGGCGCGACCTGCGCGACATCGCAGTCTCGTGTTGGATGACCGACTTCCGCAGCATTCGTTGGGCCAATGCGTCTGAGCATCTCACGACGCGGTTCGAGCAATACCGCCGCTTGATGGAGCACTGGGGCTCGCATCTACCCCGACCGGTTCATCACGTCGATTATGAAGAGACCGTCGACGACCTCGAGGGCGTGGCCCGCCGGCTGATCGCAGCCTGCGGATTGGAGTGGGACCCGGCCTGCCTGCAGTTTTATACGCATAAACGGGTGGTGCGGACCGCCAGCGTGACGCAGGTACGGCAGCCGGTTTACCGGCAGTCGGTCGCCCGCTGGAAAAACTACGAAGCGGACCTGGCCGATGTCTTTGCGTCTCTCACCCCCGCGGCTCCCGCAGACGAAGCAAGCTCGAAACCCGGATAA
- a CDS encoding DUF1501 domain-containing protein — protein MANDIPHGSFCRRTRREFLWQAGGAFTSVALAGMLGRDGFLASQLRAADGVTPFANPLAPKPAHFAPKAKSVIFLFMYGGPSHVDTFDYKPILYKLDGQTIPVKTKGRGGSKNEGRVVGPKWTFKQYGQSGQWVSELFPHLSGHVDDIAFIKSMTADSPIHGSAMLQMNSGKILSGSPALGSWVNYGLGTVNENLPGFVVMLDPSGGPISGAKNWSSGYMPATYQGTLLRSKGAPILDLNLPEGMTQGVERDLLDALHTANSDHLAGHADNSNLAARIASYELAYKMQQYAPDAIDLGQETQQTLDMYGVNQERTRDFGRRCLLARRLVERGVRFIQLYSGGSHNDANWDAHGDLEKNHNFHAGNTDQPIAALLADLKQRGLLDETLIVWGGEFGRQPTAEYAKGTGRDHNAYGFTMWMAGGGIKGGQSVGTTDELGAAAVEHPFHVKHLHATILNQMGLDPNALSYFYGGLDQKLVGVEQVEPIRQII, from the coding sequence ATGGCTAACGACATACCGCATGGATCGTTTTGCCGCCGCACCCGGCGCGAATTCCTCTGGCAGGCGGGCGGGGCGTTCACATCGGTGGCCCTGGCCGGCATGCTCGGCCGAGACGGTTTTCTGGCGTCGCAATTACGCGCGGCCGATGGCGTGACACCATTTGCCAATCCGCTCGCACCCAAGCCGGCGCATTTCGCTCCGAAAGCGAAAAGCGTGATCTTCTTGTTCATGTACGGCGGGCCGAGCCACGTCGATACGTTCGATTACAAGCCGATCCTTTACAAGCTCGACGGACAGACGATCCCGGTTAAGACCAAGGGACGCGGCGGCTCGAAAAACGAAGGGCGCGTCGTCGGGCCGAAATGGACGTTCAAGCAATACGGGCAGTCGGGCCAATGGGTCTCGGAGCTGTTTCCGCATCTCAGCGGACACGTGGACGATATCGCCTTCATCAAATCGATGACGGCCGATTCGCCGATTCACGGTTCGGCGATGTTGCAAATGAACTCAGGCAAGATACTCAGCGGCAGCCCAGCGCTAGGGTCCTGGGTGAACTACGGCCTGGGAACCGTAAATGAGAATTTGCCAGGCTTCGTCGTGATGCTTGACCCCAGCGGCGGTCCGATCAGCGGCGCCAAAAACTGGTCGAGCGGTTACATGCCGGCCACATACCAAGGAACGCTATTGCGCTCCAAGGGAGCGCCGATTCTCGATCTGAATCTGCCGGAAGGCATGACTCAAGGAGTCGAGCGCGATTTATTGGATGCATTGCACACGGCCAACAGCGATCACCTGGCCGGGCATGCCGACAATAGCAACCTGGCGGCGCGGATCGCCAGTTATGAGCTGGCGTACAAGATGCAACAGTACGCACCCGATGCGATCGATCTTGGGCAGGAAACGCAACAAACGCTCGACATGTACGGCGTCAATCAGGAACGTACACGCGACTTTGGTCGCCGCTGCCTGTTGGCGCGGCGGTTGGTCGAACGCGGTGTCCGCTTCATTCAGCTCTATTCCGGCGGATCGCACAACGACGCCAATTGGGACGCGCACGGCGACCTGGAAAAGAACCATAATTTCCACGCCGGCAATACCGATCAACCCATCGCGGCGCTACTAGCGGATCTCAAGCAGCGCGGCCTATTGGACGAAACGTTGATCGTCTGGGGTGGTGAGTTCGGTCGCCAGCCCACGGCCGAATATGCCAAGGGGACCGGCCGCGATCACAACGCTTACGGCTTTACAATGTGGATGGCCGGCGGCGGCATCAAGGGGGGGCAAAGCGTCGGCACGACTGATGAACTAGGTGCGGCCGCCGTCGAGCACCCCTTCCACGTCAAGCATCTGCACGCCACGATCCTGAACCAAATGGGATTGGACCCCAACGCGCTCTCGTACTTCTACGGTGGGCTGGATCAAAAACTGGTAGGGGTCGAGCAGGTCGAGCCGATCCGGCAGATTATCTAA